CCCGTGAGCCCGAGAATCCCGAAGACCAGCAACGAGACGACGAACGCGCCCTCGGACTGCTCACCGAGTGCCATCGCCGCCCCATTCAGGACGCCCATCACGGTGACGACGACGAGCATGAGATAGAAGTACGAGGCATGGCCACAGAGGATGTCCCAGAACTCCTCGGACGCGTTCATCGTCTCACCCTCGACGGCGGACCGGTATGGCGACGCATACCTATCCTTGCCCACTCGTCAGTATTAAAACATACCGCCGCAAGAGGGATATGACCGGATAGTCGCGGTTCAAGAGAACGGCGGACGTTCCGACCACTCGCTTGAGCAGGGGCTGGCGACAACAACAACGCTCGGTCCGCGTCACGTTGTCACTACCATATAGACACAGTCACGGCAGACGACCGAGACGCCAAGTCGGCCGAGAGTGGGTAGGAAGGAACAGAACTGCACTATTTCCTCATCGCGGCCGGTTTGCCCAGTCGCGTCGTGTCCGTCAGTGGGATACGTTCTTGACGATGGCCACGTCGATCCCCGCATCGGCGAAGTGCTCCGTCCAGCGCAAGAGCGTCTCGTCGGCGGGACGACTCCCATCGCCAATCTTGAGGGTGGACGACGGCACTGGTGACGCCGACTTGCTTCGCGAGGTCCCACTGCTCGTCGGGCTCGAGCGGTAACACGAGTGAACGTTCTCTGTGAACCGCCCGTTGCATCGGCACGGAAGGGCTTCAACCTTGTCCCGGAACGCCCCGATCGATGCTGTCGCGGGGCCACCAGTGACGCGTTCACAGCTACCCGTTCGAGGGCCGTTCGCCTCGGTCTTCTCCTCGAGCGGGCGGGTTGGCACACGAGAAATCCGTCTCGATTACGGTACGATCGGTGCCAGCAATGGTTCGCGAGACACCAGGAGAACGACGTTATTGCTCGCGAAGAGGGCATACAGGACCACGACGGTCAGGACGAAGCCGACGTCGAACGGCCTCGAAAGGATATAGCCGATCACGAGCACGAACCCGGCATAGATGAGAGCCGCGAGAACGACGCCAGCGAGTCCGAAGAGGCCGTGAAGCCAAACCGTAACGGGATTGATCTCGTAGGCGTACGGGACGGTGAAAAACAGGATCGTCGCGACGAGATCGACGAACCAGACACCGAAAAACGCGGCGCGGAGGCCAGTAGTACCTGGTCGATCTAACCTGATCCCGAACGAGGACGTTTCTGCCATCGTATCTAGATCAATGCGACTCTGAGCATTACGCATTGTACTTGCTGATTCCGGCCGGTGCGATGGGTTCACAACCAGCAATAGTGGCGGGGACGCCACCGCCATGAACGGGCTCGAGCGGTGGCAAATGCCTCGCTTCGGTCGACCGTTCACACGGCGTTCGTCTCACTCATCGGCTGAGAGGCGTTGGAAATCGGGGTCGGGACACCCGTTGGGTTTCGAGGGAACGTGTCGATACGCGTGCAACTCGCCGTCTGTGGCGGCAGTCAACAAGATGTCGTCCGGCTCGATATCGTCGAACCGGTCGACTGATAATACGAGCTGCTCGACGACCGCTTCGCCGTCCTCGAGCAGGAGGACGACGTGCTCTCCGTCAACGATCCGGTCGACGACGCCGATGTACAGATCGGAGCCCTCGAGGATATCGCTGATCGCGCCATCCGCCGAAGACGTGCCGTGAGATGGGGGCCGTGTGCGCCCTGCACTCGGTGCGTGATCGGGTCGGTCAGGCAACTCCCCGGGACTCGCACCAGCGGTCGTCACTGCGGCGATCGCTCCCATGCAGAGTGCGCCGACTGTTCGGAGGACTGTCCGTCGCGGTCGTCGGGATTGATCCGACATACCATCCTTGGCCGCGGATTGACTGATAAACCCTCGGACGATCCGATCGCTCTCGCTTACCTGGTCGACCGAACCCGTCTTTCGGGCGACTTCTTTACGAAGATCTATTCAATTCTATATGTTCATAGAACTATTTTATATCCAATGTATTCTTTCCTGTACTGCATCGGTATTCGTCTGTAACTCGAAATGTGCTTGTTACCGAATCACAAGCCCATATGCTCCGCTTCGAAAGAAGATCGAAAGTTCGAGCGGCATATCTCAGGTTTTCAGTTAAGACTGGGTACAAGCGCCCCGGACCCCAATTTGAGGGAGTTCGTGAAGTTTCCGTATGATCAATGACTCCATCGTCGGCCTACAAAATTACCAGTGAGAGATATATTATGGAAATCAGAACTCGGACGAGAGCGACCGATGGGGGAGAGAGCCGCGAACTGTCCCGAACCCATAACAGCGGTACGATTGTCACGCTTTTTGACTGAGCGCTCGGACGGAGGCGAGCGACTACGGATCGCGACAGTCGCAGGCACCGGTCTCGAGCAACGTGGCGACGTCGTACTGTCGGCCACACTCCTCACAGAGGACCTGCACGTCGGCGAGGACGCGGTGTGAGCCGAGTTGTAAGTGCCCGGCGTCTCGCAGCCGAGCGAGTTTGCTCTCAGTCACGGCGACCGTCCGCTGGCGGAGGCCCTCGATCGTTCGGGACTCCGTCTCCCGGGTATTCTCGTCGGTGTCCGGGAGCGATGCGTCCCGGTAGCCCGTGAGATACGACCGGATCGCGCCGTAGGAGACGAACTCCGATCGTAGCGTCTCGACATCGATACCTGCTCGCTCGAGTCGGCGTCTGGCCGCAGTTTGCTCGCCACGGGTGCCTTCCTCCCCCTCGAGGAGGGCGTACAGCCGGCCGACGTCGTCGGTGAGTGGATCGACGTCGGCGTCGGCGAGTACGGTCCGGAGGAGTCGCTCATTGAACGACTCGGCGAGCGCCCGCAGACTCGTTCGATTCTCCGAATGAGTCCATTGCGCCTCGAGTTCGTCGCCGACGCCCTCAAGGTTGTACGTCCGGATGAGACGCAAGACTTTCGGATCCGGTCCCGGAGCCGTGTGCTGCTCGGTCATCGGATGGGACATTCCAGAAGACGATGAAAGTCGTTTCGATGATGTTTTCGATCGTTTCTCTTTCCGAAACAGACAATTCGGAAACCGAGATTTCTATCCCGATATATGGTCTCTCAGCGGTTGATACCGATCGTGCAGCTCTCACGT
This genomic stretch from Natrinema sp. SYSU A 869 harbors:
- the rdfA gene encoding rod-determining factor RdfA — translated: MTEQHTAPGPDPKVLRLIRTYNLEGVGDELEAQWTHSENRTSLRALAESFNERLLRTVLADADVDPLTDDVGRLYALLEGEEGTRGEQTAARRRLERAGIDVETLRSEFVSYGAIRSYLTGYRDASLPDTDENTRETESRTIEGLRQRTVAVTESKLARLRDAGHLQLGSHRVLADVQVLCEECGRQYDVATLLETGACDCRDP